From the Canis lupus baileyi chromosome 37, mCanLup2.hap1, whole genome shotgun sequence genome, one window contains:
- the H2AC12 gene encoding histone H2A type 1-H, translating to MSGRGKQGGKARAKAKTRSSRAGLQFPVGRVHRLLRKGNYAERVGAGAPVYLAAVLEYLTAEILELAGNAARDNKKTRIIPRHLQLAIRNDEELNKLLGKVTIAQGGVLPNIQAVLLPKKTESHHKAK from the coding sequence ATGTCGGGACGCGGGAAGCAGGGCGGCAAGGCTCGCGCCAAGGCCAAGACGCGCTCGTCGCGCGCCGGGCTCCAGTTCCCGGTGGGCCGCGTCCACCGCCTGCTCCGCAAGGGCAACTACGCGGAGCGGGTCGGGGCGGGCGCGCCGGTGTACCTGGCGGCCGTGCTGGAGTACCTGACGGCCGAGATCCTGGAGCTGGCGGGCAACGCGGCCCGCGACAACAAGAAGACGCGCATCATCCCGCGCCACCTGCAGCTGGCCATCCGCAACGACGAGGAGCTCAACAAGCTGCTGGGCAAAGTCACCATCGCGCAGGGCGGCGTCCTGCCCAACATCCAGGCCGTGCTGCTGCCCAAGAAGACCGAGAGCCACCACAAGGCCAAATGA
- the LOC140626370 gene encoding histone H2B type 1-K, with product MPEPAKSAPAPKKGSKKAVTKAQKKDGKKRKRSRKESYSVYVYKVLKQVHPDTGISSKAMGIMNSFVNDIFERIAGEASRLAHYNKRSTITSREIQTAVRLLLPGELAKHAVSEGTKAVTKYTSAK from the coding sequence ATGCCCGAGCCCGCCAAGTCCGCGCCGGCCCCGAAGAAGGGCTCCAAGAAGGCGGTGACCAAGGCGCAGAAGAAGGACGGCAAGAAGCGCAAGCGCAGCCGCAAGGAGAGCTACTCGGTGTACGTGTACAAGGTGCTGAAGCAGGTGCACCCCGACACGGGCATCTCGTCCAAGGCCATGGGCATCATGAACTCGTTCGTCAACGACATCTTCGAGCGCATCGCGGGCGAGGCGTCGCGCCTGGCGCATTACAACAAGCGCTCGACCATCACGTCCAGGGAGATCCAGACGGCCGTGCGCCTGCTGCTGCCCGGGGAGCTGGCCAAGCACGCCGTGTCCGAGGGCACCAAGGCCGTCACCAAGTACACCAGCGCCAAGTAA
- the H4C9 gene encoding histone H4, with amino-acid sequence MSGRGKGGKGLGKGGAKRHRKVLRDNIQGITKPAIRRLARRGGVKRISGLIYEETRGVLKVFLENVIRDAVTYTEHAKRKTVTAMDVVYALKRQGRTLYGFGG; translated from the coding sequence ATGTCAGGTCGTGGCAAGGGCGGGAAGGGGCTGGGCAAGGGCGGCGCCAAGCGCCACCGCAAGGTGCTGCGCGACAACATCCAGGGCATCACCAAGCCCGCCATCCGGCGGCTGGCCCGGCGCGGCGGCGTCAAGCGCATCTCGGGCCTCATCTACGAGGAGACCCGCGGGGTGCTCAAGGTGTTCCTGGAGAACGTGATCCGGGACGCCGTCACCTACACGGAGCACGCCAAGCGCAAGACGGTCACGGCCATGGACGTGGTCTACGCGCTCAAGCGCCAGGGCCGCACCCTCTACGGCTTTGGGGGTTGA